The window TCGATCACCATGGGGGAGGTTGTCAGGCATTTTGATGGTTATCTGGCCCCGATCGCCTGTGTTTCCGTGACGGATTACAAGTGTTGCTCTCAGGAGTCGGTGTGTCGTTTTCGTCGTGTGATGCTCGAGGCGAGAAATGTGGTCGCCAAGCTGATGGACACTTCGACCCTTGCTGATGTCATGCGGGGTGAACCAGTTACGAATCGTGAGGTAAGCGCCGTGCAGGGCGTCGACGGCGAAGGTATATAACGACGCTTGGAGTCGTAATTACTTGACCCTGTCATAAAACGGGGTAAATCGAAGGCAATGAAAGTCTTGATCCTGCTCTCATCAGTGCTTGCCCTGGCTGCTTCGTCGGCCAAGGACGTGACACTGCTGAATGTGTCGTACGACCCGACACGGGAGTTGTATTCGGATTTCAACGACGCTTTTTACAAGTACTGGAAGACCAAGACCGGCGATGGCGTGCGGGTTGACCAGTCTCACGGAGGATCAGGCAAGCAGGCTCGGGCCATCATGGATGGCTTGAATGCCGATGTCGCCACGCTCGCCCTGGCGGCGGACATTGATGTGTTGGCGGAAAAAGGCCGCCTCCTTCCGACCGACTGGCAGCAACGGTTGCCGCACAACAGCTCCCCGTACACCTCGACGATTGTCTTCCTCGTCCGCAAGGGAAACCCCAAGGGGATCAAGGATTGGAACGACCTGACCCGCAGCGGCGTGGAGGTCATCACACCCAATCCCAAAACATCTGGCGGAGCCCGCTGGAACTTCCTGGCGGCCTGGGCGTACGCGCTCAAGCAAAGCAACGGCGACGAAGCCAAGGCGCGGGAGTTCATGACCAGGCTCTTCAAAAACGTGCCCGTGCTCGATACCGGAGCCCGTGGCGCGACGATCACTTTCGCCGAGCGGGGCTTGGGTGACGTGCTGGTGGCTTGGGAAAACGAAGCCTATTTGACGGTTAAGGAAAAGCCGGGGCAGTTTGAGATCGTCAACCCGTCGATCAGCATCCTGGCTGAGCCGCCGGTCGCCGTGATCGACGTGGTCGCGAAAAAGCGCGGGACGTTTGAGATCGCCACCGAGTACCTGAAGTACCTGTATTCCGACGAAGGGCAGGAGATTGCCGCAAAGCATTACTACCGGCCGACAAGCGAGGCCATCCTCGCCAAATACGCGGACACCTTTCCGAAGATCGAATTGACGACCATCGACAAGGATTTCGGCGGATGGAAGAAGGCGCAGGGTACCTTTTTTGCCGATGGGGGCGTGTTTGATCAAATCTACCAGCCGAGCCGCTGACTGGAACCGATATTGTAGCATTGAAACCGCCGACGACTCTCGATTTCCTTGGTGCTGTGACGAACCCCGTCTCGTTTACTCGTGATTTGGAGAAATTGACTGCGCCACTTGATGTTCTGGCCGAACGCAATGAACGCCTGAGCAGCGAGCATGTTTCCTATCTGAGCAAACACGGAGCGCTGGCAAGCCTGCCGAAATATGTCTTTTCGGGACCGGGCGACCGGCGCAGTCATTTGAAAGTCGGCATATTCGCCGGAATACATGGCGACGAGGATAGCGGAGTCGAAGCCATTGGCCGCCTTGTCGAACTCCTCGGCCGGCAGCCCGAGATGGCGCGAGGGTATGAACTCTTCCTTTATCCCGTGTGCAATCGCCATGGTTACCTGACCAACAGCCGCTGGTCCGAGGATGGGCTGGATTTGAACCGGGAATTCTGGAAAGGGTCAATCGAACCCGAGGTGCGCGTGCTGGAGCAGGAACTCGAGGCAAATCGCTTCGACGGCATCGTGGCCCTCCATAGCGATGACACCAGCGAGGGACTCTATGGCTTTGTGAAGGGCCATGAATTGACTCGTTACGTGCTGGAGCCAGCCCTGGAGGCGGCGGGCATGTTTCTGCCGAGGAACTTCGACAAGAGCATTGATAACTTCGAAGCCAACAACGGCATCATCGAACAAGGATACGAAGGCATCCTCACCGCGCCGCCGACGCAGAAATTCCGGCCATTTGAGATCGTCTTTGAGACTCCCCATCTGGCGGATGCGGAGCGGCAGGTGCAGGCGCATCTCGCGGCGATTGCGGTGATCCTAGAGCGGTTCAAGGTTTTGATTTCCGAAGGACAGAATATCTAATGGCAGCACGCAGACATGTTTTGCCCGGCTTTGGGCTGACGCTTGGCTACACGCTCGTGTACCTGAGCATCATCGTTTTGATCCCCCTCAGCGCCCTGTTTCTCAAGTCATTCTCGGACGGGTGGGGACATGTCTGGAAGACCATCACCGAGCCGCGCGTGGTCGCCTCGTACTGGGTGAGCTTCGGCCTTTCCTTCCTGGCTGCGCTGGTCAATGGCGTCTTTGGCGTCATCGCCGCCTGGGTGCTGGCGCGCTACCGCTTTCCGGGTCGCAAGCTTCTCGATGCCATCGTGGACCTGCCGTTCGCCCTGCCGACCGCCGTGGCCGGCATCGCCCTCACGACGATCTATGCGCGCAATGGCATGATCGGTCATGTGCTGGAGCCTTACGGCATCAAGGTCGCGTTTACCCAGCTCGGCGTCTTCATCGCCCTGACCTTCATCGGACTGCCTTTCGTGGTGAGAACCGTGCAGCCGGTCATTCAGGATCTGTCCGCCGATGTGGAGGAGGCCGCCGCCACCCTCGGAGCCTCGCGCTGGCAGACCTTTTGGCGGGTGATCTTTCCCGCGCTGCTGCCCTCGATCCTCACGGGTATCGCGCTGGCCTACGGGCGCGCGGTCGGTGAGTTCGGGTCTGTGGTCTTCATTTCGGGCAACCTGCCGTTCAAGACGGAAATCACCCCGCTCCTCATCATCACAAAGCTGGAGCAATACGATTACGCCGGAGCGGCGGCCCTCGGGTTTGTGATGCTCGTGGTGTCTTTCATTATTCTTCTGGTCAGCAATGGGCTGCAGGCCTGGGACCAGAAAAGGAGGGGAGTCTAGGTTATGGCTGGTGCAGTATCGACATTTCCCACCCGGGTCCGGACGCCGCGCCGTGCGACGGCGGAGTCGCCAGTCGTCAAGGTGGTGCTCATCACCACGCTGGTGATCTTCTTCGCCCTGTTCCTCGTGCTGCCGCTGTTTGTGGTGTTTCAGGAGGCATTCAGCAAAGGCGTCGAGACGTTCATCAAGACATTCGAGGATCGGGCGACGGCGCATGCGGTGAAACTCACGCTTATCGTCGCCGCGATCGCCGTGCCGCTGAATACGATCTTTGGCCTCGCCGCTGCCTGGGCCATGACGCGGTTTCAATTTCGCGGACGCGCTCTGCTCACCTCGCTGATCGACCTTCCACTATGGGTCTCTCCCGTCATCGGCGGCTTGATCTACGTTCTTGTTTTCGGTGCAGGCGGCTGGTTCGGACCGTGGCTCCGCGCCAATGATATTCAGATCATCTTTGCGTTGCCGGGTCTGGTGATCGCAACGATCTTTGTCACGTTTCCCTTCGTGGCTCGGGGCCTTATCCCATTGATGCAGGCGCAGGGGCACAAGGAAGAGGAGGCCGCCATGACGCTCGGCGCCAGCGGGTGGCAGATTTTCTGGCGGGTGACGTTGCCCAAGATCAAGTGGGGCCTGCTTTACGGCGTCATTTTGTGCAATGCCCGCGCCATGGGGGAATTCGGTGCGGTGTCCGTGGTTTCCGGCCACATCCGCAACAAGACGAACACGATGCCCCTCCACATCGAAATCCTTTATAACGAATATCAAATCGCAGCGGCTTTCGCTGTTGCCTCCGTCCTCTCGGTGCTGGCCCTTGTCACCCTCGTGGTGAAGGCTTATGCTGAGTGGCGGGCAGAGCGGCAGTTGATGGAAGCAATGCAGACATCCGAGGGAACAAATCCATGAGCATAACCATCAAAGATATCTCGAAGAACTTCGGCAAATTCGCCGCGCTCAAGGGCGTGAATTGCGAGGTGCGGACTGGTGAGCTCGTGGCTCTGCTCGGGCCGAGCGGATCGGGAAAAACAACGCTCCTGCGCATCATTGCGGGGTTGGAGTTCTCCGAGCAGGGGCAGGTCTTTTTCAGCGGGCGTGACGTGACCGACCACAGCGCCTACCAGCGCAAGGCGGGTTTTGTGTTCCAGCACTACGCGCTCTTTCAGCACATGAGCGTGTATGAAAACGTCGCATTCGGCCTGCGCGTGCGTCCAGCGCGCTCGCGGCCCAGCGAGGCGGAGATTCGCAAGCGCGTGGAAAGCCTGCTGGAGACGGTCCAGCTCGCGGACTACGCCAAGCGCCTCCCGTCGCAGCTTTCCGGCGGCCAGCGTCAGCGCGTGGCCTTTGCCCGCGCGCTTGCGATCGAGCCGGAGGTGCTGCTACTTGACGAACCCTTCGGCGCCTTGGATGCCAAGGTCCGCCGGGAACTGCGCACCTGGCTGCGCGAATTTCACAACACCGTCCACCTGACCAGTCTCTTCGTCACGCACGACCAGGAGGAGGCCTTTGAGGTGGCGGACCGCGTTGTGATCATCAGCGAGGGGCTCATCCAGCAGATCGGCACGCCTGCCGAGGTGCGGTCCAATCCCGCGAACACGTTCGTCGAGGAGTTCCTCGATGTGGCGCAGTTCACGGCCTGAGGTCTTTACGGAAGGGGGCGCGGTGAGGCACTCTGCGCTCCATGACGATCACCGAGTCCTTTGTTGAGTTGACGACCACTCGCGGACCCATGCGGGTGCATCTCTTTGCGCCTGCAGGGAATAAAAAATACCCGGCGGTCATCTTTTTCTCGGAGATCTTCCAGGTGACCGGGCCGATTCGCCGCATGGCGGCGGCCTTGAGCGGGAATGGCTATCTGGTGGCTGTGCCTGAGGTGTATCACGAGTTTGAACTCGCTGGGACCGTGCTGGCCTACGATCAGGCGGGTTCGGACAGAGGCAACGAACTGAAGTACGCCAAAGAGCTCGCTTCCTACGATGAGGACGCCCGGGTGACGGCGGAATACCTGAAGAATCACCCGCAATC of the Terrimicrobium sacchariphilum genome contains:
- a CDS encoding RrF2 family transcriptional regulator; the protein is MQLSMRTDYALRALFTLVAHHGDTPIPIIELARKNDIPKRFLEHIMLDLKERGWVDSVAGKRGGYRLAKDPASITMGEVVRHFDGYLAPIACVSVTDYKCCSQESVCRFRRVMLEARNVVAKLMDTSTLADVMRGEPVTNREVSAVQGVDGEGI
- a CDS encoding sulfate ABC transporter substrate-binding protein, producing MKVLILLSSVLALAASSAKDVTLLNVSYDPTRELYSDFNDAFYKYWKTKTGDGVRVDQSHGGSGKQARAIMDGLNADVATLALAADIDVLAEKGRLLPTDWQQRLPHNSSPYTSTIVFLVRKGNPKGIKDWNDLTRSGVEVITPNPKTSGGARWNFLAAWAYALKQSNGDEAKAREFMTRLFKNVPVLDTGARGATITFAERGLGDVLVAWENEAYLTVKEKPGQFEIVNPSISILAEPPVAVIDVVAKKRGTFEIATEYLKYLYSDEGQEIAAKHYYRPTSEAILAKYADTFPKIELTTIDKDFGGWKKAQGTFFADGGVFDQIYQPSR
- a CDS encoding succinylglutamate desuccinylase/aspartoacylase domain-containing protein, with the translated sequence MKPPTTLDFLGAVTNPVSFTRDLEKLTAPLDVLAERNERLSSEHVSYLSKHGALASLPKYVFSGPGDRRSHLKVGIFAGIHGDEDSGVEAIGRLVELLGRQPEMARGYELFLYPVCNRHGYLTNSRWSEDGLDLNREFWKGSIEPEVRVLEQELEANRFDGIVALHSDDTSEGLYGFVKGHELTRYVLEPALEAAGMFLPRNFDKSIDNFEANNGIIEQGYEGILTAPPTQKFRPFEIVFETPHLADAERQVQAHLAAIAVILERFKVLISEGQNI
- the cysT gene encoding sulfate ABC transporter permease subunit CysT — translated: MAARRHVLPGFGLTLGYTLVYLSIIVLIPLSALFLKSFSDGWGHVWKTITEPRVVASYWVSFGLSFLAALVNGVFGVIAAWVLARYRFPGRKLLDAIVDLPFALPTAVAGIALTTIYARNGMIGHVLEPYGIKVAFTQLGVFIALTFIGLPFVVRTVQPVIQDLSADVEEAAATLGASRWQTFWRVIFPALLPSILTGIALAYGRAVGEFGSVVFISGNLPFKTEITPLLIITKLEQYDYAGAAALGFVMLVVSFIILLVSNGLQAWDQKRRGV
- the cysW gene encoding sulfate ABC transporter permease subunit CysW, which produces MAGAVSTFPTRVRTPRRATAESPVVKVVLITTLVIFFALFLVLPLFVVFQEAFSKGVETFIKTFEDRATAHAVKLTLIVAAIAVPLNTIFGLAAAWAMTRFQFRGRALLTSLIDLPLWVSPVIGGLIYVLVFGAGGWFGPWLRANDIQIIFALPGLVIATIFVTFPFVARGLIPLMQAQGHKEEEAAMTLGASGWQIFWRVTLPKIKWGLLYGVILCNARAMGEFGAVSVVSGHIRNKTNTMPLHIEILYNEYQIAAAFAVASVLSVLALVTLVVKAYAEWRAERQLMEAMQTSEGTNP